From Synechococcus sp. MW101C3, a single genomic window includes:
- the glgB gene encoding 1,4-alpha-glucan branching protein GlgB: protein MAPASLDWMVQDGQKLEECRHDHPFAVLGPQPLGDHWVVRAWMPEAERVELRLNGQSLAMECPHHRWLFEAELDHDPAQNYQLWVRRAGIEHQQHDPWAFREEWMGELDRHLFAEGNHHHIWRRLGAHVCERNGVAGVQFALWAPNALTVAMLGDFNGWDGRHHPMQLRLGGIWELFIPGLMPGTIYKYEVRNQHGHCYQKADPYGFQHEVRPQQGSVVAQLGQYRWSDQGWLAERDSRDPLEQPIAVYEMHLGSWMHAAMDQPFIEPDGTPRPPVAAADLKPGARLLTYPELADRLIPYVKARGFTHIELLPIAEHPFDGSWGYQVTGFYAPTSRFGSPDEFRAFVDRCHAEGIGVLLDWVPGHFPKDSHGLAFFDGCHLYEHADSRIGEHKEWGTLIFNYSRNEVRNFLVANLVYWFEEFHIDGIRVDAVASMLYRDYLRPDGEWLPNEYGGRENLEAVRFLQQANAVLFHHFPGALSIAEESTTWPMVTKPTEIGGLGFNLKWNMGWMHDMLDYFELDHWFRQFHQNNISFSIWYHYTENFMLALSHDEVVHGKSSLLHKMPGDDWLKFANVRALLAYMWTHPGKKTIFMGMEFGQRSEWNVWGDLQWDLLQYDAHKGLLAMVDDLNRFYREEPALWRDDFVEYGFQWIDCSDNRHSVISFMRRESTTGRWLVVVANFTPQSHSHYRVGVPLEGYYSEVFNTDSSRYGGSNLGNLGGKFTDTCPMHCYEQSINLCLPPLSVLVLQRDEARSQALCDESTEAGRLVG from the coding sequence ATGGCTCCCGCCAGCCTCGACTGGATGGTCCAAGACGGTCAGAAACTCGAAGAGTGCCGTCACGATCATCCGTTTGCGGTGCTGGGGCCCCAACCTCTCGGCGATCACTGGGTGGTGCGGGCCTGGATGCCCGAGGCCGAACGGGTGGAACTGCGTCTCAATGGCCAGTCGCTGGCGATGGAGTGCCCCCATCACCGCTGGCTGTTCGAAGCGGAACTGGATCACGATCCCGCCCAGAATTACCAGTTGTGGGTGCGACGCGCAGGTATCGAGCACCAGCAGCACGACCCATGGGCCTTCCGTGAAGAGTGGATGGGCGAGCTCGATCGCCATCTCTTCGCCGAAGGCAACCACCACCACATCTGGCGGCGGCTTGGAGCCCATGTGTGCGAGCGCAATGGTGTGGCGGGCGTGCAGTTCGCCCTGTGGGCTCCCAATGCCCTCACGGTGGCGATGCTGGGCGATTTCAACGGTTGGGATGGCCGCCACCATCCGATGCAGCTGCGCCTCGGTGGCATCTGGGAGCTGTTCATCCCCGGGCTGATGCCGGGAACGATCTACAAATACGAAGTCCGCAATCAACACGGGCACTGCTATCAGAAGGCCGATCCCTACGGCTTCCAGCACGAGGTGCGACCGCAGCAGGGGTCGGTGGTGGCGCAGTTGGGCCAGTACCGCTGGTCCGACCAGGGCTGGCTGGCCGAGCGCGACAGCCGCGATCCGCTGGAGCAGCCGATCGCCGTCTACGAGATGCATCTGGGCAGCTGGATGCACGCGGCCATGGATCAACCGTTCATTGAGCCCGATGGCACGCCCCGGCCGCCGGTGGCCGCCGCTGATCTCAAGCCAGGCGCCAGGCTGCTCACCTATCCGGAACTGGCCGACCGCCTGATCCCCTATGTGAAAGCACGCGGCTTCACCCACATCGAGCTGCTGCCGATCGCCGAGCATCCGTTCGATGGCTCCTGGGGGTATCAAGTCACCGGCTTCTATGCCCCCACCAGCCGCTTCGGTTCCCCGGATGAGTTCCGTGCCTTCGTGGACCGCTGCCACGCCGAAGGCATCGGCGTGCTGCTCGACTGGGTGCCGGGCCACTTCCCCAAGGACAGCCATGGCCTGGCCTTCTTCGATGGCTGCCACCTCTACGAGCACGCCGATTCACGCATCGGTGAGCACAAGGAATGGGGCACGCTGATCTTCAACTACAGCCGCAACGAAGTGCGCAACTTCCTGGTGGCCAATCTTGTGTATTGGTTCGAGGAGTTCCACATCGATGGCATCCGGGTGGATGCTGTGGCGTCCATGCTGTACCGCGATTATCTCCGCCCGGATGGAGAGTGGCTGCCGAACGAATACGGCGGCAGGGAAAATCTCGAGGCCGTGCGCTTCCTGCAGCAGGCCAATGCGGTGCTTTTCCATCATTTCCCGGGGGCGCTGTCGATCGCCGAAGAATCCACCACCTGGCCCATGGTCACCAAGCCCACCGAAATCGGTGGCCTGGGCTTCAACTTGAAGTGGAACATGGGCTGGATGCACGACATGCTCGATTACTTCGAGCTGGATCATTGGTTCCGCCAGTTCCATCAGAACAACATCAGCTTCTCGATCTGGTATCACTACACCGAGAACTTCATGCTGGCCCTCAGCCATGATGAAGTGGTGCACGGCAAGAGCAGCCTGCTGCACAAGATGCCCGGCGACGATTGGCTGAAGTTCGCCAACGTGCGCGCCCTTCTCGCCTACATGTGGACCCACCCGGGCAAGAAGACCATCTTCATGGGGATGGAATTCGGCCAGCGCTCCGAATGGAACGTGTGGGGCGATCTGCAGTGGGATCTGCTCCAGTACGACGCCCACAAAGGCCTGCTGGCCATGGTTGACGACCTCAACCGCTTCTACCGCGAAGAGCCAGCGCTCTGGCGCGACGACTTCGTTGAATACGGCTTCCAGTGGATCGACTGCAGCGACAACCGCCACTCCGTGATCAGCTTCATGCGCCGGGAGAGCACTACTGGGCGCTGGCTGGTGGTGGTGGCCAACTTCACCCCGCAGAGTCATTCCCACTACCGGGTGGGGGTGCCGCTCGAGGGCTACTACAGCGAGGTGTTCAACACCGACAGCAGCCGTTACGGCGGCAGCAACCTCGGCAATCTCGGCGGCAAGTTCACCGATACCTGCCCCATGCACTGCTACGAGCAATCCATCAACCTCTGCCTGCCGCCTCTCAGCGTCCTGGTGCTGCAGCGCGATGAAGCCCGCAGCCAGGCCCTGTGTGACGAATCCACCGAAGCCGGCCGGCTGGTCGGGTAG
- a CDS encoding DUF3887 domain-containing protein: protein MVLRSALLAAALLAGFSGPAALATTSLSQADAKRAAENLLTAIGQRNSQAIYEQLAPELRQSTTVEKVNQRLQGQERILGSKVLEVVSGVDDSTVEAELTTPSGAKKIVLVVDERGRLLAWEWERSSTPIRQIASSFVTAVSRGEVVTARSMLSLELQQQISAQELTNRWQNLEKRTGPFQRVRGTLVASQGGDQQLVLVTTQFSRLTDNLFVILDSAGHIIGIDFPTTPPR from the coding sequence ATGGTTCTACGTTCAGCCCTTCTGGCTGCGGCCCTGTTGGCCGGCTTCTCGGGGCCGGCGGCACTGGCCACTACCAGCCTCTCCCAGGCCGACGCCAAGCGTGCAGCAGAAAACCTGCTCACGGCCATCGGCCAGAGGAACAGCCAGGCGATCTACGAGCAGCTGGCTCCGGAGTTGCGCCAATCCACGACCGTTGAAAAGGTCAATCAGCGCCTGCAGGGCCAGGAAAGGATCCTCGGCAGCAAGGTGCTCGAGGTTGTGAGTGGGGTGGACGACAGCACGGTGGAAGCGGAGCTGACCACCCCCAGCGGTGCAAAGAAGATCGTGCTGGTGGTCGACGAACGGGGCCGGTTGCTGGCCTGGGAGTGGGAGCGCAGCAGCACACCAATCCGTCAGATCGCCAGCAGCTTCGTTACCGCAGTGAGCCGTGGCGAAGTGGTGACGGCACGGAGCATGCTGTCGCTGGAGCTGCAGCAGCAGATCTCCGCGCAGGAACTCACAAACCGCTGGCAGAACCTGGAAAAACGCACCGGCCCCTTCCAGCGGGTGCGCGGCACCCTGGTGGCCAGCCAGGGTGGTGACCAGCAGCTGGTGCTCGTCACCACCCAGTTCAGTCGTCTCACCGACAACCTGTTCGTGATCCTCGATTCCGCCGGCCACATCATCGGCATCGATTTCCCCACCACCCCGCCGCGCTGA
- a CDS encoding CocE/NonD family hydrolase has protein sequence MPDALPVESSDTWMPCADGVKLASRVWKPSTPGRWPVLLVRQPYGRAIASTITAAHPHWYAQQGYAVVVQDVRGRGDSAGQFEGFAQEALDGATAVQWARSLPFADGKVGTYGFSYQGLTQVLGSADTAPPDAMAPAMTGLDERLHWASDGGAHRWALGLGWALQLAAETVRRRGDHDAWQAIRRSLESGQFLMEGMALLERHDPNGMGLGWLHLDPRDPHGWRCHHPPPALLRQPMLLIGGWLDPHLCGVLDLLERSRACGGSAKLLVGPWTHLNWNGGIDQLQLAFFDRHLRGREPTKMPAACALGDLTSGAWVPAPAAPHPSLVWGLRSGGLAAINANEGQLTEAGKGGGAVWLVHDPWRPCPGRGGHLALEAGLVERGDIDQRSDVACFTSAPLAQDVQLCGRPELVVDLAADQLGHDLCGALSVVRAGGSQVLQLCTGVSRWLGHDALTVQRRRLQFQPLLATLRAGECLRLSLAAAAWPQIAVNPGDGYHPRGRTGPDHRVITLQFSLQEAQLHLKPLTSAKLC, from the coding sequence GTGCCTGACGCCCTGCCGGTGGAGTCCAGCGACACCTGGATGCCCTGCGCCGATGGGGTGAAGCTGGCCAGCCGCGTCTGGAAGCCGAGCACGCCTGGGCGCTGGCCGGTTTTGCTGGTGCGCCAGCCCTATGGCCGGGCCATCGCCTCCACCATCACCGCCGCCCATCCCCACTGGTATGCCCAGCAGGGCTATGCGGTGGTGGTGCAGGACGTGCGCGGTCGGGGCGATTCGGCCGGCCAGTTCGAAGGATTCGCCCAGGAGGCCCTGGATGGGGCCACCGCGGTGCAATGGGCGCGCAGCCTGCCGTTCGCCGATGGCAAGGTGGGCACCTACGGCTTTTCCTATCAGGGCCTCACCCAGGTGCTGGGCAGCGCAGACACGGCGCCACCCGATGCCATGGCCCCGGCCATGACCGGCCTCGATGAACGGCTTCACTGGGCTAGCGACGGGGGCGCACACCGCTGGGCGCTGGGGCTGGGCTGGGCACTGCAGCTGGCCGCAGAAACCGTGCGCCGCCGCGGTGACCACGACGCCTGGCAGGCGATCCGCCGCAGCCTGGAGAGCGGGCAGTTCCTGATGGAGGGGATGGCGCTGCTGGAGCGCCACGACCCCAACGGCATGGGGCTCGGCTGGCTGCACCTTGATCCCCGGGACCCGCACGGCTGGCGTTGCCACCACCCTCCGCCGGCCCTGCTGCGCCAGCCCATGCTGCTGATCGGCGGCTGGCTCGACCCACATCTTTGCGGCGTGCTTGACCTGCTTGAACGCAGTCGGGCGTGCGGCGGCTCAGCGAAACTGCTGGTGGGTCCCTGGACCCATCTGAACTGGAACGGCGGAATTGATCAGCTGCAGCTGGCCTTCTTCGACCGGCATCTGCGTGGCCGTGAGCCCACCAAGATGCCGGCTGCCTGCGCACTAGGCGACCTCACCAGCGGGGCCTGGGTCCCTGCCCCGGCCGCTCCTCATCCTTCCCTGGTGTGGGGCCTACGCAGCGGCGGGCTGGCGGCGATCAATGCAAATGAGGGGCAGCTCACAGAGGCCGGGAAGGGGGGTGGTGCGGTGTGGCTGGTGCACGACCCCTGGCGGCCCTGCCCCGGCCGTGGTGGCCATCTGGCCCTGGAGGCCGGCCTGGTGGAGAGGGGCGACATCGACCAGCGCAGCGATGTGGCCTGTTTCACCTCGGCGCCTCTCGCGCAGGATGTGCAGCTGTGCGGCAGGCCAGAGCTGGTGGTGGATCTGGCCGCCGATCAGCTCGGCCACGACCTGTGTGGGGCGCTTTCGGTGGTGCGCGCCGGTGGCAGTCAGGTGCTGCAGCTCTGCACAGGGGTGAGTCGCTGGCTCGGCCACGATGCCCTGACCGTGCAACGACGCCGGCTGCAGTTCCAGCCCCTGCTGGCCACGCTTCGCGCCGGCGAATGCCTGCGCCTGTCTTTGGCGGCGGCGGCATGGCCGCAGATCGCCGTCAATCCCGGCGATGGCTATCACCCCAGGGGCCGCACAGGTCCCGACCATCGGGTGATCACCCTCCAGTTCAGTCTCCAAGAGGCGCAGTTGCACCTCAAGCCGCTCACGTCGGCGAAACTTTGCTGA
- a CDS encoding NAD(P)-dependent oxidoreductase: MSSSTSPGPRQRVLITGASGCVGQTIAEQLYRESDVELLLWLRDPAKLTAVPADDPRITLLVGDLRDQEPHAGAIASADRIIHTATAWGDPERAQQVNVVAVKELLGRTDPERLQQVIYFSTASILDRNLQLLPEAQAYGTEYIQTKALCLQQLEQHPLAERIVAVFPTLVFGGSVQPGDRFPTSYLTAGLQEGVRWLWLARWLRAEASFHFIHAVDISRVCVHLCLQPHQPNSEPGQGPVRRLVLGQPAVTVDGAITSLCRWRQCWRPPFGLALSGWLIEALIKVLPIEVNAWDRFSIRQRHFIHSPVSPPERFGLVSHVPTLERVFDAAGLPHRGAVG, from the coding sequence TTGAGCAGTTCCACATCGCCCGGCCCGCGCCAGCGGGTGCTGATCACCGGCGCCAGCGGCTGCGTCGGACAGACGATCGCTGAACAGCTCTACCGCGAAAGCGACGTGGAGCTGCTGCTCTGGCTGCGCGATCCCGCCAAGCTCACCGCCGTGCCGGCCGACGATCCGCGCATCACCCTGCTGGTGGGCGACCTGCGCGATCAGGAGCCCCATGCCGGGGCGATCGCCTCCGCTGACCGCATCATCCACACCGCCACCGCCTGGGGCGATCCCGAGCGGGCCCAGCAGGTGAATGTGGTGGCGGTGAAGGAGTTGCTGGGCCGCACCGATCCCGAACGGCTGCAGCAGGTGATCTATTTCTCCACCGCCAGCATCCTGGATCGCAACCTGCAGCTGCTGCCGGAAGCGCAGGCCTACGGCACCGAGTACATCCAGACCAAGGCCCTGTGCCTGCAGCAGCTGGAGCAGCACCCGCTGGCGGAGCGGATCGTGGCCGTGTTCCCCACGCTGGTGTTCGGCGGCTCGGTGCAGCCGGGTGATCGCTTCCCCACCAGCTACCTCACCGCCGGTCTGCAGGAGGGGGTGCGCTGGTTGTGGCTGGCGCGCTGGTTGAGGGCGGAGGCCAGCTTCCACTTCATTCATGCCGTGGACATCAGCCGGGTGTGCGTCCACCTGTGCCTGCAGCCGCACCAGCCCAACAGCGAACCCGGCCAGGGGCCGGTGCGGCGCCTGGTGCTCGGTCAGCCCGCCGTCACGGTGGATGGGGCGATCACCAGCCTGTGCCGCTGGCGCCAGTGTTGGCGGCCGCCGTTCGGCCTGGCCCTGAGCGGCTGGCTGATCGAAGCCCTGATCAAGGTGCTGCCGATCGAGGTGAACGCCTGGGATCGCTTCAGCATCCGTCAGCGCCACTTCATCCACAGCCCGGTCAGCCCGCCGGAACGGTTCGGCCTGGTGAGCCATGTCCCCACCCTGGAGCGGGTGTTCGACGCCGCTGGCCTGCCCCATCGCGGCGCGGTGGGCTGA
- the hemE gene encoding uroporphyrinogen decarboxylase — MAETLPLLLRAARGEQVERPPVWMMRQAGRYMKVYRDLRDRHPGFRERSEIPDLSYEISMQPFEAFAPDGVILFSDILTPLPGIGIDFDIIESKGPIIDPPIRSQAQVDALRPLEPAAALPFVGEVLGRLRQSVGNQAAVLGFVGAPWTLAAYAVEGKSSKNYAVIKAMAFQEPALLHQLLGHLADSIATYVSYQIESGAQVVQLFDSWAGQLSPIDYDTFAAPYQKRVVDQVKAKHPDTPLILYISGSAGVLERMATTGVDFISLDWTVDMADGCARLPQHLGVQGNVDPGLLFGTPEAIRARIVDTVLKARGRRHILNLGHGILPGTPEDNARVFFEAGKSVNEWIGAAV, encoded by the coding sequence ATGGCCGAAACCCTGCCCCTGCTGCTGCGCGCTGCCCGAGGCGAGCAGGTGGAGCGGCCGCCGGTCTGGATGATGCGGCAGGCCGGCCGTTATATGAAGGTCTACCGCGACCTGCGTGACCGCCACCCCGGCTTCCGGGAACGCTCGGAGATCCCCGACCTCTCCTACGAGATCTCGATGCAGCCGTTTGAGGCCTTCGCGCCCGACGGTGTGATCCTGTTCTCCGACATCCTCACGCCGCTGCCGGGTATCGGCATCGACTTCGACATCATTGAGAGCAAGGGGCCGATCATTGATCCGCCGATCCGCAGCCAGGCCCAGGTGGATGCCCTGCGGCCGCTGGAACCCGCCGCCGCCCTCCCCTTCGTGGGCGAGGTGCTGGGCAGGCTGCGCCAGAGCGTGGGCAACCAGGCGGCCGTGCTCGGCTTTGTGGGCGCTCCCTGGACCCTTGCCGCCTATGCGGTGGAAGGCAAGAGCAGCAAGAACTACGCCGTGATCAAGGCGATGGCGTTCCAGGAGCCGGCGCTGCTGCATCAGCTGCTGGGCCACCTGGCCGATTCGATCGCCACCTACGTGAGCTACCAGATCGAAAGCGGCGCCCAGGTTGTGCAGCTGTTCGATTCCTGGGCCGGTCAGCTCAGCCCGATCGACTACGACACCTTCGCCGCTCCTTACCAGAAGCGCGTGGTGGACCAGGTGAAGGCGAAGCACCCGGACACCCCGCTGATCCTTTACATCTCCGGCAGCGCCGGCGTGCTGGAGCGCATGGCCACCACCGGCGTGGATTTCATCTCCCTCGACTGGACCGTGGACATGGCCGACGGCTGCGCCCGTCTGCCCCAGCACCTCGGGGTGCAGGGCAACGTGGATCCCGGCCTGCTGTTCGGCACGCCTGAGGCGATCCGCGCCCGCATCGTCGACACGGTGCTCAAGGCGCGCGGCCGCCGTCACATCCTCAACCTGGGGCACGGCATCCTGCCCGGCACACCCGAAGACAACGCCCGCGTGTTCTTCGAAGCCGGCAAGTCGGTGAATGAGTGGATCGGGGCGGCTGTTTGA
- the clpB gene encoding ATP-dependent chaperone ClpB: MHPTAETFTEKAWAAIVAAQQLAQQKRQQQLESEHLFAALLAQQGLAGRILEKAGVNPAVLTEKVEAFIGGQPSLATAPESVYLGKALNLLLDHAATLQKEFGDSFTSIEHLVLALANDARCGRQLLSQAGVDATKLRQAIEAVRGSQSVTDQNPEGTYESLLKYGRDLTQAAKDGKLDPVIGRDEEIRRTIQILSRRTKNNPVLIGEPGVGKTAIVEGLAQRIINGDVPAALQNRQLVSLDMGALIAGAKYRGEFEERLKAVLKEVTASEGQIVLFIDEIHTVVGAGASGGAMDASNLLKPMLARGELRCIGATTLDEHRQHIEKDPALERRFQQVFVDQPTVEDTISILRGLKERYEVHHGVRIADNALVAAAVLSSRYIADRFLPDKAIDLMDESAARLKMVITSKPEEIDEIDRKILQLEMEKLSLGRESDAASRDRLERLERELAELSEQQSGLNAQWQKEKGSIDELSAIKEEIEQVQLQVEQAKRSYDLNKAAQLEYGTLAELNKKLAAKESELNAAGADKTLLREEVTEDDIAEVIAKWTGIPVARLVQSEMDKLLHLEAELHRRVIGQEQAVTAVADAIQRSRAGLSDPNRPIASFLFLGPTGVGKTELSKALAAQLFDSADAMVRIDMSEYMEKHAVSRLIGAPPGYVGYEEGGQLTEAVRRRPYAVILFDEVEKAHPDVFNVMLQILDDGRVTDGQGRTVDFTNTVLILTSNIGSASILDLAGDPARHGEMERRVNEALRGHFRPEFLNRLDETIIFHSLRAEELRQIVELQVERLRLRLADRKIGLELDAASLDWLATAGYDPVYGARPLKRAIQRELETPIAKAILAGTYGEGSSVGVSVLGERLHFQPQRQVEPALA, encoded by the coding sequence ATGCACCCCACTGCCGAAACCTTCACCGAAAAGGCCTGGGCCGCCATCGTGGCCGCCCAGCAGCTGGCCCAGCAGAAACGCCAGCAACAGTTGGAAAGCGAGCACCTCTTCGCCGCACTCCTGGCCCAGCAGGGGCTGGCAGGGCGGATTCTGGAGAAGGCCGGCGTGAACCCCGCCGTGCTCACCGAGAAGGTGGAAGCCTTCATCGGCGGCCAGCCCAGCCTCGCCACCGCGCCCGAGAGCGTGTACCTCGGCAAGGCGCTGAACCTGCTGCTAGATCACGCCGCCACCCTGCAGAAGGAATTCGGCGACAGCTTCACCTCGATCGAGCATCTGGTGCTCGCCCTCGCCAACGACGCCCGTTGCGGCCGCCAGCTGCTCTCGCAGGCAGGCGTGGATGCCACGAAACTGCGTCAGGCCATCGAAGCCGTGCGCGGCAGCCAGAGCGTAACCGATCAGAACCCCGAAGGCACCTATGAATCGCTGCTGAAGTACGGGCGTGATCTCACCCAGGCCGCCAAGGACGGCAAGCTCGATCCGGTGATTGGCCGCGATGAGGAGATCCGGCGCACGATCCAGATCCTCAGCCGCCGCACCAAGAACAACCCGGTGCTGATCGGCGAGCCCGGCGTGGGCAAGACCGCAATCGTGGAAGGCCTGGCCCAGCGGATCATCAACGGTGACGTGCCGGCGGCGCTGCAGAACCGGCAACTGGTGTCGCTGGACATGGGCGCTCTGATCGCCGGAGCCAAGTACCGCGGTGAATTCGAGGAGCGGCTCAAGGCCGTGCTCAAGGAGGTCACCGCCTCCGAAGGTCAGATCGTGCTGTTCATCGACGAGATCCATACGGTGGTGGGGGCCGGCGCCAGCGGCGGCGCCATGGATGCCAGCAACCTGCTCAAGCCGATGCTGGCCCGCGGCGAACTGCGTTGCATCGGCGCCACCACCCTCGATGAGCACCGCCAGCACATCGAAAAGGATCCGGCCCTGGAGCGGCGCTTCCAGCAGGTGTTCGTGGACCAGCCCACGGTGGAGGACACGATCTCGATCCTGCGCGGGCTGAAGGAGCGCTACGAAGTGCACCACGGCGTGCGCATCGCCGACAACGCCCTTGTGGCCGCCGCCGTGCTCAGCAGCCGCTACATCGCCGATCGCTTCCTGCCCGACAAAGCGATCGATCTGATGGATGAATCGGCAGCGCGGCTGAAGATGGTGATCACCTCCAAGCCGGAAGAGATCGACGAGATCGATCGCAAGATCCTGCAGCTGGAGATGGAGAAGCTGTCACTGGGCCGTGAATCCGATGCGGCCAGCCGCGATCGGCTCGAACGGCTGGAGCGGGAACTGGCCGAGCTGAGTGAGCAGCAGAGCGGCCTCAATGCCCAGTGGCAGAAGGAAAAGGGCTCGATCGACGAGCTCAGCGCCATCAAGGAAGAAATCGAGCAGGTGCAGCTGCAGGTGGAGCAGGCCAAGCGCAGCTACGACCTCAACAAGGCGGCCCAGCTCGAATACGGCACCCTGGCGGAACTGAACAAGAAACTGGCAGCCAAGGAGAGCGAGCTCAATGCCGCCGGTGCCGACAAGACCCTGCTGCGCGAGGAGGTCACCGAAGACGACATTGCCGAGGTGATCGCCAAGTGGACCGGCATTCCGGTGGCGCGGCTGGTGCAGTCGGAGATGGACAAGCTGCTGCATCTGGAAGCGGAACTGCACCGCCGCGTGATCGGCCAGGAGCAGGCGGTGACCGCCGTGGCGGATGCGATCCAACGCTCCCGCGCCGGCCTGTCCGATCCCAATCGGCCGATCGCCTCGTTCCTGTTTCTCGGCCCCACCGGCGTGGGCAAGACCGAGCTCTCCAAGGCGCTGGCGGCCCAGCTGTTCGACAGCGCCGACGCCATGGTGCGCATCGACATGAGCGAATACATGGAGAAGCACGCCGTGAGCCGCCTGATCGGAGCGCCTCCCGGCTATGTGGGCTACGAGGAAGGCGGCCAGCTCACCGAAGCGGTGCGGCGGCGTCCCTACGCGGTGATCCTGTTCGACGAGGTGGAGAAGGCCCACCCCGATGTGTTCAATGTGATGCTGCAGATCCTCGATGACGGCCGCGTCACCGATGGGCAGGGACGCACGGTGGATTTCACCAACACCGTGCTGATCCTCACCAGCAACATCGGCAGTGCCTCGATTCTCGATCTGGCCGGTGATCCAGCCCGCCACGGCGAAATGGAGCGGCGGGTGAATGAGGCCCTGCGCGGCCACTTCCGCCCCGAATTCCTCAACCGCCTCGATGAAACGATCATCTTCCACAGCCTGCGGGCCGAGGAACTGCGCCAGATCGTGGAGCTCCAGGTGGAGCGGCTGCGGCTGCGGCTGGCCGATCGCAAGATCGGGCTTGAGCTCGATGCCGCCTCACTCGACTGGCTCGCCACCGCCGGGTACGACCCCGTGTACGGCGCACGGCCGCTGAAGCGAGCGATTCAGCGGGAGCTGGAAACCCCGATCGCCAAGGCGATCCTGGCCGGTACCTACGGCGAAGGTTCCAGCGTGGGGGTGTCAGTGCTGGGCGAGCGGCTGCACTTCCAACCCCAGCGCCAGGTGGAGCCTGCGCTCGCATGA
- a CDS encoding Ycf51 family protein, which translates to MPADPILLKAGQWLAGASAVLAVATLVGFISSWGIRFRLVGVTSFTVLLSLSCWAFAISYNPREKVEGAVNAPIVFDNGTNLVVATAGADLSPASYGPTVEQLARNLRGSGRITTDGSVHVRLRRVETVAPGVSKPVVLAEATRGRDGTVVVIKP; encoded by the coding sequence ATGCCTGCCGATCCGATCCTGCTCAAAGCCGGGCAGTGGCTCGCGGGGGCGAGCGCGGTGCTGGCCGTGGCGACCCTGGTGGGGTTCATCTCCAGCTGGGGGATCCGCTTCCGGCTGGTGGGGGTCACCAGCTTCACTGTGCTGCTGTCACTCTCCTGCTGGGCCTTCGCGATCAGCTACAACCCCCGTGAGAAGGTCGAAGGGGCGGTGAACGCTCCGATCGTGTTCGACAACGGCACCAACCTGGTGGTGGCCACCGCCGGCGCCGATCTGAGCCCAGCCTCCTACGGGCCCACCGTGGAGCAGTTGGCCCGCAACCTGCGCGGCAGTGGCCGCATCACCACCGACGGCAGCGTTCATGTGCGCCTGCGGCGTGTGGAAACGGTGGCACCAGGCGTGAGCAAGCCCGTGGTGCTGGCGGAAGCCACCCGCGGCCGCGATGGAACCGTGGTGGTGATCAAGCCCTGA
- a CDS encoding DUF4332 domain-containing protein, whose amino-acid sequence MYPLPQHFHLEQEQLQAAGVREWASLARLQDGALRQLARQGASEQRLTRLRGQARLMEALALDAGDAALLLHAGIATATALAECSPERLQVQLTRLERALRPGALARIDRDTVRGWILRARKASSRSPN is encoded by the coding sequence ATGTATCCCCTGCCCCAGCACTTCCATCTGGAGCAGGAGCAACTCCAGGCCGCCGGCGTGCGGGAGTGGGCCAGCCTGGCCCGGCTCCAGGACGGGGCCCTGCGCCAGTTGGCGAGACAGGGGGCTTCCGAACAGCGGCTGACGCGTCTGCGCGGCCAGGCAAGGCTGATGGAGGCGCTCGCCCTCGACGCCGGTGATGCGGCCCTGTTGCTCCATGCCGGCATTGCCACAGCCACCGCTCTGGCGGAATGCTCACCGGAACGGTTGCAGGTGCAGCTCACCCGGCTGGAGCGGGCCCTGCGGCCAGGAGCTCTTGCCAGAATCGACCGTGACACCGTGCGCGGCTGGATCCTTCGGGCCCGCAAGGCATCCAGTCGCTCCCCAAACTGA
- a CDS encoding c-type cytochrome, with protein MRRLLSFVALALALLLGSASPSFAADVAHGGQVFSANCAACHMGGGNVVNAERTLKKEALEAYLANYNEGHESAIAYQVTNGKNAMPAFGGKLTEADIADVAAYIEQKSSEGWS; from the coding sequence ATGCGCCGTCTGCTGTCATTTGTTGCCCTTGCCCTGGCGCTTCTGCTGGGTTCCGCGTCTCCTTCGTTCGCCGCGGATGTCGCCCATGGCGGCCAGGTGTTCTCCGCTAACTGCGCGGCTTGCCACATGGGCGGCGGCAACGTCGTGAACGCCGAGCGCACACTCAAGAAAGAAGCCCTCGAGGCCTACCTGGCCAACTACAACGAAGGCCACGAATCGGCCATCGCCTACCAGGTCACCAACGGCAAGAACGCCATGCCCGCCTTCGGCGGCAAGCTCACCGAAGCTGACATTGCTGATGTGGCCGCCTACATCGAGCAAAAGTCCTCGGAAGGCTGGTCCTGA